GAAGATACCTCTGGAAGAAATTCTGGAGGTATTTTGCTATTGAATCAAGGCTTTCTTACAATTTATGTTATAATATAGAATAACTATGATAAAAGGAGCTCAATTATGTTTCTAGATGACAGTTTGACTTTACATACAGACTTATATCAAATCAATATGATGCAGGTTTATTTCAACGAGGGTATCCATAATAAGCGTGCTGTTTTTGAAGTCTATTTTCGCAAGAATCCTTTCAATAATGGCTATGCCGTTTTTGCGGGCTTAGAGAGGATTGTGGCTTATCTGAATGATTTGAAATTCAGTCAGACAGATTTGGACTATTTAGCGTCCTTGGGCTATAACGGAGCTTTCTTAGAGTATTTACGTGATTTCAAGATGCAGCTGACCGTGCGTTCTGCTAAAGAAGGAGATTTGGTTTTTGCCAATGAACCGATTGTTCAGGTCGAAGGGCCGCTGGCACAATGTCAGTTGGTGGAAACAGCGATTTTAAATATCGTGAATTTCCAAACCTTGATTGCGACCAAGGCAGCTCGCATCCGCTCTGTGATCGAAGATGAGCCGTTGATGGAGTTTGGTACCCGTCGTGCTCAGGAGATGGATGCAGCGATTTGGGGTACTCGGGCAGCTGTTATAGGTGGGGCCAACGGTACCAGCAATGTTCGGGCTGGCAAGCTCTTTGATATTCCTGTTCTGGGGACGCATGCCCATGCACTTGTGCAGGTTTATGGCAATGATTACGAGGCTTTTAAGGCTTATGCGAGCACTCATCGGGACTGTGTGTTCTTGGTAGACACCTACGATACCCTTCGGATCGGGGTTCCTACGGCCATCCGTGTAGCGCGTGAATTTGGGGATAAAATCAATTTCTTGGGTGTGCGGATCGATTCTGGAGACCTAGCCTATATTTCCAAAAAAGTTCGCCAGCAGTTGGATGAAGCGGGCTTCCCAAATGCTAAAATCTACGCTTCCAATGATTTGGATGAGAATACCATCCTCAACTTGAAAATGCAAAAGGCCAAGATTGATGTCTGGGGCGTAGGGACCAAGCTGATAACTGCCTACGATCAGCCAGCTCTGGGTGCGGTTTACAAGATTGTAGCGATTGAAGATGAGAATGGGCACTTGCGCAATACCATCAAGCTGTCTAACAATGCTGAAAAGGTTTCGACTCCGGGCAAGAAGCAGGTTTGGCGGATTACCAGCCGTGAAAAAGGCAAGTCTGAGGGCGATTACATCACTTATGATGGCGTTGACGTTACCCATCTGGCAGAGCTGGAGATGTTCCATCCGACTTATACTTATATCAATAAAACAGTCAAGAATTTCGATGCGGTGCCGCTCTTGGTGGATATTTATAAAGAAGGTCAGCTCGTTTACGAGTTGCCGAGTCTATCAGAGATTCAGGATTATGCCCGCCGAGAATTTGACAAACTCTGGGACGAATACAAGCGGGTCCTCAATCCACAAGATTATCCGGTCGATTTGGCGCGTGATATTTGGCAGGACAAGATGGACTTGATTGACCAGATGCGCAAGAAAGCCTACCAAACAGGAGCAGAAAAATGAGCCTACAAGAAGAAATCATCCGTCAACTAGGCGTCAAGCCCGTCATTGACCCAGAGGAAGAAATCCGCAAGACGGTGGACTTTCTCAAGGCCTATCTGAGAAAACATCCCTTTTTGAAAAGCTATGTTCTGGGCATTTCTGGTGGGCAAGACTCAACCTTGGCTGGTCGCTTGGCCCAGCTAGCCATAGAAGAAATGAGGGCTGATACAGGAGATGACAGCTATCGCTTTATCGCTGTCCGCCTGCCTTACGGCGTTCAAGCGGATGAAGACGATGCCCAAAAGGCTCTGGCTTTCATCCAGCCAGATGTCAGTCTGACAGTTAATATCAAGGAATCCGCTGATGCCATGA
This genomic window from Streptococcus cristatus AS 1.3089 contains:
- a CDS encoding nicotinate phosphoribosyltransferase; the protein is MFLDDSLTLHTDLYQINMMQVYFNEGIHNKRAVFEVYFRKNPFNNGYAVFAGLERIVAYLNDLKFSQTDLDYLASLGYNGAFLEYLRDFKMQLTVRSAKEGDLVFANEPIVQVEGPLAQCQLVETAILNIVNFQTLIATKAARIRSVIEDEPLMEFGTRRAQEMDAAIWGTRAAVIGGANGTSNVRAGKLFDIPVLGTHAHALVQVYGNDYEAFKAYASTHRDCVFLVDTYDTLRIGVPTAIRVAREFGDKINFLGVRIDSGDLAYISKKVRQQLDEAGFPNAKIYASNDLDENTILNLKMQKAKIDVWGVGTKLITAYDQPALGAVYKIVAIEDENGHLRNTIKLSNNAEKVSTPGKKQVWRITSREKGKSEGDYITYDGVDVTHLAELEMFHPTYTYINKTVKNFDAVPLLVDIYKEGQLVYELPSLSEIQDYARREFDKLWDEYKRVLNPQDYPVDLARDIWQDKMDLIDQMRKKAYQTGAEK